The Methanomethylovorans hollandica DSM 15978 genome includes a region encoding these proteins:
- a CDS encoding glycoside hydrolase family 57 protein — MKSICFYFEVHQPYRLKWFWPDEHTGFERYFDNKTNREIFEKISSKCYLPANRTMLDLVDEYDGKFKISFSVTGTLLSQCEKWGKEVLETFRQMAETGCVEFLEETNYHSLAGLFDDREEFREQIREHRENMKALIGVEPQVFRNTELIYNNSLAATVKDMGYKAILSEGTEHLLGNRSPNYVYQAKDSNIKVLLRNYKLSDDIGYRFTARWWPEYPLTADKWASWASLTPGDTLNIFMDYETFGEHQWEETGIFNFLKALPGEVLDRKLAFHTPSEVISRYDPVADIDVGDFSTISWADSERDTSAWLGNDMQRRCFEDVKMLGPYVRRTKDPEIINIWKHLLTSDHFYYMCTKNLSDGDVHSYFSIHSSPFDAAINYMAILMDFKSMVFRKLNAMDAEAHK, encoded by the coding sequence TGAGAGATATTTCGATAACAAGACTAACAGGGAGATATTTGAGAAGATCTCAAGCAAATGCTACCTTCCAGCCAACAGGACAATGCTTGATCTTGTAGATGAATATGATGGAAAGTTCAAGATAAGTTTCTCGGTCACGGGTACATTGCTCAGCCAGTGTGAAAAATGGGGTAAAGAAGTGCTGGAAACCTTCAGACAGATGGCAGAGACAGGATGTGTGGAATTCCTGGAAGAGACAAACTATCACTCTCTGGCAGGTTTGTTCGATGACAGAGAAGAGTTTAGGGAACAGATACGTGAGCACCGGGAAAATATGAAGGCTCTCATAGGAGTGGAACCTCAGGTGTTCCGTAATACGGAGCTGATTTATAATAATAGTCTTGCAGCCACTGTCAAAGATATGGGATATAAAGCAATACTTTCCGAAGGTACCGAACATCTGCTAGGCAACAGGTCACCTAACTATGTATATCAGGCAAAGGACTCGAATATCAAGGTATTGCTGCGTAATTATAAACTGAGCGATGACATAGGCTACAGGTTCACCGCGAGATGGTGGCCGGAATATCCGCTTACAGCGGACAAATGGGCCAGTTGGGCTTCCCTTACACCGGGAGATACTTTAAACATTTTTATGGATTATGAAACTTTTGGAGAGCATCAATGGGAAGAAACGGGCATTTTCAATTTCCTGAAAGCATTGCCCGGAGAGGTTTTAGACAGGAAGTTGGCTTTCCATACTCCTTCTGAAGTGATCAGCAGGTACGACCCTGTAGCAGATATAGACGTCGGAGATTTTTCCACGATCTCTTGGGCTGATAGTGAGCGTGATACCAGCGCATGGCTGGGTAACGATATGCAAAGAAGATGTTTTGAAGATGTCAAGATGCTGGGGCCATATGTACGCAGAACCAAAGACCCGGAGATCATCAATATCTGGAAGCATCTGCTCACTTCAGACCATTTCTATTACATGTGCACCAAAAATCTTAGTGACGGTGATGTGCATTCATATTTTAGCATTCACTCATCGCCATTTGATGCTGCTATTAATTATATGGCAATTCTCATGGACTTTAAATCCATGGTCTTCAGGAAATTAAACGCTATGGATGCTGAAGCCCATAAATAA